A window of the Pristiophorus japonicus isolate sPriJap1 chromosome 13, sPriJap1.hap1, whole genome shotgun sequence genome harbors these coding sequences:
- the irx3a gene encoding iroquois-class homeodomain protein IRX-3a, producing MSFPQLGYQYIAATRPLYPDRQGISSSRTGSDLTASGAASTVLTMYGSPYAAQGYGAFLPYAADLPMFPQLGAQYELKDSPGVQHPAFPHHHAAYYPYGQYQFGDPSRPKNATRESTSTLKAWLNEHRKNPYPTKGEKIMLAIITKMTLTQVSTWFANARRRLKKENKMTWTPRNRTDEEGNSYGSDPDMEGEKKEDDEEIDLENIDTENIESKEDEDEQDPDLNLDCKLDGRSDSEISDTFDDLNGSEDGFLKSVVKDSRVTEDKRGDLSPEISGQSSGDQAKSIAERKSPVSPPPENSLSISQKPKIWSLAETATTPDNPRKSPQISSSPAGPAASSLLGQHRLFACPMGKFQNWTSRTFSHHPLALINSNHFLGLSAGQTAPAAGVPAFCTVRGGEERALSAEPTVTERSSALEIEKKIIKTAFQPVQRRPQNQLDAAMVLSALSSA from the exons ATGTCTTTCCCACAACTGGGATATCAGTACATTGCTGCTACTAGGCCACTTTACCCAGATCGCCAGGGTATATCGTCTTCCAGGACTGGGAGCGATCTGACGGCGTCCGGCGCTGCCTCTACTGTACTAACCATGTATGGATCCCCTTATGCCGCTCAAGGATACGGCGCCTTTTTGCCTTATGCAGCCGATCTCCCCATGTTTCCTCAGCTG GGTGCCCAGTATGAACTGAAGGACAGCCCAGGCGTGCAGCACCCTGCTTTCCCTCACCATCACGCCGCCTATTACCCTTATGGCCAATACCAGTTCGGGGACCCATCCAGGCCGAAAAACGCCACCAGGGAAAGTACCAGCACCTTGAAAGCGTGGCTGAACGAGCACAGGAAAAACCCGTACCCCACCAAAGGGGAGAAGATCATGCTGGCCATTATCACCAAAATGACCCTGACTCAGGTCTCTACCTGGTTCGCCAACGCCCGGAGAAGGCTTAAAAAGGAGAACAAGATGACTTGGACTCCCAGGAACCGCACCGACGAAGAGGGCAATTCGTATGGAAGCGACCCGGACATGGAAGGCGAGAAAAAGGAGGACGACGAGGAGATCGATTTAGAAAATATCGATACGGAGAATATCGAGAGTAAAGAGGACGAGGACGAGCAGGACCCGGACTTAAACTTGGACTGCAAACTAGACGGCAGAAGTGATTCTGAAATCTCAGACACTTTTGATGACTTGAACGGTTCAGAGGACGGTTTTCTGAAATCGGTGGTTAAAGATAGCAGAGTGACTGAAGACAAACGGGGCGATCTTTCTCCCGAGATTTCAGGACAGTCCAGTGGCGATCAGGCCAAAAGCATCGCCGAGAGGAAAAGCCCCGTCTCCCCCCCGCCCGAGAACAGCTTGTCGATAAGCCAGAAGCCTAAGATCTGGTCTCTGGCTGAAACCGCCACCACACCGGACAATCCTCGCAAGTCTCCACAGATCAGCAGTTCCCCCGCGGGGCCCGCAGCCTCATCCCTGCTGGGCCAGCACAGACTTTTCGCCTGTCCCATGGGCAAATTTCAGAACTGGACAAGCCGGACCTTTTCCCACCACCCCCTGGCTTTAATTAATTCAAACCACTTCCTCGGACTTAGTGCTGGCCAGACAGCCCCGGCTGCCGGGGTCCCCGCATTTTGTACAGTGAGAGGAGGCGAGGAGCGAGCTCTCTCAGCAGAACCCACCGTAACAG AACGAAGCAGTGCCTTGGAAATAGAGAAAAAAATTATAAAGACAGCTTTTCAGCCGGTTCAGAGACG ACCCCAGAACCAACTCGATGCAGCCATGGTTTTGTCGGCGCTCTCCTCCGCATAG